The following coding sequences are from one Rutidosis leptorrhynchoides isolate AG116_Rl617_1_P2 chromosome 11, CSIRO_AGI_Rlap_v1, whole genome shotgun sequence window:
- the LOC139877111 gene encoding uncharacterized protein isoform X1, producing the protein MLYLDLFISSFHHMMQPFDYIYILAALIIDMDGELAAGPSHLHGRCCLCYEILPSAIETIRDVEAINVCRECKLLFLEDDSTQYQLRPWTHVLSDTETDGYIGHGDSFSYDPFDSDSDGSVLSNHVSSHPNARSYVDSETDNDEFDEVEGDVSAVESLVGRIQLRRSLATNGRNLPIDWLNEILSNESMINSEISQLFSPFEDQETSGAPAGTSFVKNIERVVVNEEFVCVICKDDVCVGGVMNRLPCSHVYHPSCIVRWLNARNTCPLCRYELPTDKDCEKECASFEGNSNDVSGDGKWWFVAAPVVSVVAIGVVVWFVGGGLTGQRENISRRWGAFL; encoded by the coding sequence ATGCTTTATTTGGATCTTTTTATATCATCATTTCATCACATGATGCAGCCATTTGATTATATTTATATCCTTGCAGCCCTAATTATAGACATGGATGGTGAATTAGCTGCAGGACCTTCCCATCTGCACGGGCGGTGTTGCCTATGTTATGAAATTCTTCCGTCTGCAATCGAGACCATTCGAGACGTTGAAGCTATCAACGTATGTCGAGAATGTAAGCTTTTGTTTCTTGAAGATGATAGCACCCAATATCAACTCAGACCGTGGACGCATGTTTTATCCGATACAGAAACTGATGGTTATATTGGACACGGTGATAGTTTTTCATATGATCCTTTCGACAGTGATTCTGACGGTTCTGTTCTCAGTAATCACGTCTCTTCACATCCAAACGCTCGAAGTTATGTCGACAGTGAAACAGATAACGATGAATTTGATGAAGTTGAAGGTGATGTAAGCGCAGTTGAAAGTTTGGTTGGTAGAATTCAACTACGTAGATCGTTAGCAACGAATGGACGAAATCTGCCAATCGATTGGTTAAACGAGATTCTTTCTAATGAAAGTATGATAAACAGTGAAATTAGTCAGCTTTTTAGTCCTTTTGAGGACCAAGAAACATCAGGTGCTCCTGCAGGTACATCGTTTGTGAAGAATATTGAACGGGTGGTTGTAAACGAGGAATTCGTATGTGTGATTTGTAAGGATGATGTGTGCGTTGGTGGTGTAATGAATCGGCTTCCTTGTAGTCATGTTTATCATCCTTCGTGTATCGTTCGGTGGTTAAATGCGCGAAACACTTGTCCATTATGTCGTTACGAGCTCCCGACGGATAAAGATTGTGAGAAAGAGTGTGCATCTTTTGAAGGGAATAGTAATGATGTGAGTGGCGACGGAAAATGGTGGTTTGTGGCGGCTCCTGTAGTGAGTGTGGTGGCTATTGGTGTTGTTGTGTGGTTTGTTGGAGGAGGGCTGACTGGTCAAAGGGAGAATATAAGTAGGAGATGGGGGGCTTTCTTGTGA
- the LOC139877111 gene encoding uncharacterized protein isoform X2, whose protein sequence is MDGELAAGPSHLHGRCCLCYEILPSAIETIRDVEAINVCRECKLLFLEDDSTQYQLRPWTHVLSDTETDGYIGHGDSFSYDPFDSDSDGSVLSNHVSSHPNARSYVDSETDNDEFDEVEGDVSAVESLVGRIQLRRSLATNGRNLPIDWLNEILSNESMINSEISQLFSPFEDQETSGAPAGTSFVKNIERVVVNEEFVCVICKDDVCVGGVMNRLPCSHVYHPSCIVRWLNARNTCPLCRYELPTDKDCEKECASFEGNSNDVSGDGKWWFVAAPVVSVVAIGVVVWFVGGGLTGQRENISRRWGAFL, encoded by the coding sequence ATGGATGGTGAATTAGCTGCAGGACCTTCCCATCTGCACGGGCGGTGTTGCCTATGTTATGAAATTCTTCCGTCTGCAATCGAGACCATTCGAGACGTTGAAGCTATCAACGTATGTCGAGAATGTAAGCTTTTGTTTCTTGAAGATGATAGCACCCAATATCAACTCAGACCGTGGACGCATGTTTTATCCGATACAGAAACTGATGGTTATATTGGACACGGTGATAGTTTTTCATATGATCCTTTCGACAGTGATTCTGACGGTTCTGTTCTCAGTAATCACGTCTCTTCACATCCAAACGCTCGAAGTTATGTCGACAGTGAAACAGATAACGATGAATTTGATGAAGTTGAAGGTGATGTAAGCGCAGTTGAAAGTTTGGTTGGTAGAATTCAACTACGTAGATCGTTAGCAACGAATGGACGAAATCTGCCAATCGATTGGTTAAACGAGATTCTTTCTAATGAAAGTATGATAAACAGTGAAATTAGTCAGCTTTTTAGTCCTTTTGAGGACCAAGAAACATCAGGTGCTCCTGCAGGTACATCGTTTGTGAAGAATATTGAACGGGTGGTTGTAAACGAGGAATTCGTATGTGTGATTTGTAAGGATGATGTGTGCGTTGGTGGTGTAATGAATCGGCTTCCTTGTAGTCATGTTTATCATCCTTCGTGTATCGTTCGGTGGTTAAATGCGCGAAACACTTGTCCATTATGTCGTTACGAGCTCCCGACGGATAAAGATTGTGAGAAAGAGTGTGCATCTTTTGAAGGGAATAGTAATGATGTGAGTGGCGACGGAAAATGGTGGTTTGTGGCGGCTCCTGTAGTGAGTGTGGTGGCTATTGGTGTTGTTGTGTGGTTTGTTGGAGGAGGGCTGACTGGTCAAAGGGAGAATATAAGTAGGAGATGGGGGGCTTTCTTGTGA